TGCCAATTCAAGGTATAATTCATCAATAACAGAGTTCCAATCAAATATTAATGAACCATCAATATTTCTCAATGCCCTCCTGGCCGCATCACGTAATCTCCAACTAGCCCTAAGGCCGCACCTTGTGCAATAAATGGTGACGCTTTCCTCATTCTCCTCCATAAACAATGCACCTCCACACCTTGGACAATCAAGGTTTAGTCTAATCCTCATTAAATTCACGTTAAGTAAACGCCTATTTAACCCCTCCTAACTAATTAGCTAATTAGAACAGCAAAACTTTCACTTGACACCCAATAACCCAAGAAAACCCCTTATGAAATCACTATTCCTACTAACAATCAGGCTAAACCTCCTATCACTACTAACCAACTCACTCCCCAAATCACCACCGCCCAGCGTGTATGTATTGGTCCTCATCGCCCTGGCAATTACGTAGGCGCCGGCTATGTCGAATATCCTAAGCCTATTCCTAAGGTCCATGAAGGCTAGGAACCTACCAATTGATGCCATGACCATCTCGAGACTAGCAGCACCAAGACTCCTAATCTTAAACCTACCGAACCTATCATAAATCCCCCTAAGCCCCATAAGCAATTTCTCATTTACATCTGGCTCCAGGTAAAGCGATATTACTGGCTTATCAATATCCTCATTAAGGTCGTTAAGATCATCACCCCTAAAATCAACACCCTTCAGACCGCCGTAATAGAGCGCGTCCTTCTCCACGTAATAAACAACGCCATCCGTCAAATCACTAAACCTGGGAGTACTGCTGTACTTACCCGCTGCAATTGATATTGAGTAGAAGGGTATACCGAGTACGAAGTTTAATGACCCATCTAATGGGTCAACCACGAATACGTACTCAGGCTCACCACCACCAACCTCAACAACACCCCTCTCCTCAGTATTTACGACAGCCCTCAAACCCTCCTCCTCAACACCCTTGATTATTAAATCCTCAACCTCAAGGTCAATACGCCTGGAAACATCTGTTGAACCCCTCCTCATTATTTGCCTATAGTTTAGATCCTCAGCCTTGGATCTGACGAATGAACCCGCCTTAATGGCCAGGTCCTTTATTAGTGTTTCAAGGTTTACCTCCACGTTGAGCCTCTCTCGAATGCCTTATTTAAAAATCCTACCTAATCCAGCCCTTAGCCCTTGACTAGGAAGTAATTCTTCAATTTATTATCCTCAATAATTAGGTAAGCCATCCTAAGCACACCCTCCGAATATTCACTACCTGTGTTAATCACAGGGACCTTGGCACCTGAATTACTCCTCACATAGTCAATGCCAGGAGCTTCATGTATGTGACCGTGCATCCCCATCAATGGTGAGTACTCCTCAATCAAAGCCCTCACCGACTTACTACCCACGTGAGTCCTCACAATCTCGCCACCCCTAACCACGGGCTTAAAGTCCTTATTCAATTGATAAGCCTGATCAATGAGTGTGTTGTATGGTGGATCATGAATAACCATTATCAATCTACCAAGCCTTGTCTGATCAACACTCCAAATCAACTTCTCAACCCTTGCCCCAAGTTCCTCCTCACTGACCTCCCTAGGTGTGTTCCAGGGCGTTGGTGTTGAGTACCCAAAGCCCAGGAAGTAGTAGCCATTGAACTCAATAACATCCTCATCAATAGGCACTAACACGTCAGAGGCTTGCTTCCTCACGTAATCCGCAATTTCGGGATAGTCATCATTACCCGGCATTATTAACAGCTTGACACCGGCCTCCCTGTACCTAGCAACGACCTTGCCCAGGTCCTCCTCCAGGGCATTGATCATGAGCTTGACAAAGGTCTCCCTAACACTATCCCTATTACTGGCTAGTTCCTCATAACCAGCCTTATCAGTAACGAATGGGTAATAACCCCTACCCCTCAAATCCTTAACTACCTTGTTAAGGTCCTTATCACCCACTGCCTTCACATCACCAAAGACATTAACCAAGTACTTACTAACGCCGGAACCAAGGCTGAAGGAGCCATCATCCCTAATAATAGGCACCAAGGCCTTGCCAGTAAGGTCACCAGCGAAGACCACGACATCAGCCTTATAGAACTTAATGGCATTAGACAACTTACCATACGCCACACTAGAGCCATGTAGATCCGAAACAAGTAAAACCCTTAACTTACCCACGAAGTCCTCCGTTTTAAACAATATTTAAACCTAACCCATCAAAATAAAGGAAATACAAACCAAGCCATTTAAACAAATAATTAAACAAAAAAGTAAAGCAAAGGATCATTAGCTGGTACTACCACTTGTAACTGGTGGTACCAGTGT
This is a stretch of genomic DNA from Vulcanisaeta moutnovskia 768-28. It encodes these proteins:
- a CDS encoding metallophosphoesterase family protein, with the protein product MFKTEDFVGKLRVLLVSDLHGSSVAYGKLSNAIKFYKADVVVFAGDLTGKALVPIIRDDGSFSLGSGVSKYLVNVFGDVKAVGDKDLNKVVKDLRGRGYYPFVTDKAGYEELASNRDSVRETFVKLMINALEEDLGKVVARYREAGVKLLIMPGNDDYPEIADYVRKQASDVLVPIDEDVIEFNGYYFLGFGYSTPTPWNTPREVSEEELGARVEKLIWSVDQTRLGRLIMVIHDPPYNTLIDQAYQLNKDFKPVVRGGEIVRTHVGSKSVRALIEEYSPLMGMHGHIHEAPGIDYVRSNSGAKVPVINTGSEYSEGVLRMAYLIIEDNKLKNYFLVKG
- a CDS encoding inositol monophosphatase family protein; translated protein: MEVNLETLIKDLAIKAGSFVRSKAEDLNYRQIMRRGSTDVSRRIDLEVEDLIIKGVEEEGLRAVVNTEERGVVEVGGGEPEYVFVVDPLDGSLNFVLGIPFYSISIAAGKYSSTPRFSDLTDGVVYYVEKDALYYGGLKGVDFRGDDLNDLNEDIDKPVISLYLEPDVNEKLLMGLRGIYDRFGRFKIRSLGAASLEMVMASIGRFLAFMDLRNRLRIFDIAGAYVIARAMRTNTYTLGGGDLGSELVSSDRRFSLIVSRNSDFIRGFLGLLGVK